In Blautia sp. SC05B48, a single genomic region encodes these proteins:
- the rsmG gene encoding 16S rRNA (guanine(527)-N(7))-methyltransferase RsmG has translation MYNLEILEKGCEELGITLSDTQKNQFIRFYEYLVEKNKVMNLTGITEFDEVLVKHFLDSLCCVKAVDMSNVKTVMDIGTGAGFPGVPLKIAFPEVEACLLDSLNKRVKFLEETFALLGLEGISAIHGRAEEYAKNKAYREKYDLCVSRAVSGLATLSEYCLPYVKVGGLFVSYKSGSVKEEAEAAEKAVKILGGKIRDIQYFDLPGSEIGRSLVIIEKVKNTPGKYPRKAGTPLREPLA, from the coding sequence ATGTACAATTTAGAAATCCTGGAAAAAGGCTGCGAGGAGCTTGGGATCACACTCAGTGACACGCAGAAAAACCAGTTTATCCGATTCTACGAATATCTTGTAGAAAAAAACAAAGTCATGAACCTCACCGGTATCACAGAATTTGACGAGGTTCTCGTGAAACATTTCCTGGACAGCCTCTGCTGCGTCAAGGCTGTAGATATGAGCAATGTAAAAACCGTTATGGACATCGGAACCGGTGCCGGATTCCCGGGTGTTCCCCTGAAGATCGCCTTCCCGGAAGTGGAAGCCTGCCTTCTGGACTCCCTCAATAAAAGAGTAAAATTCCTGGAAGAAACCTTTGCGCTCCTGGGCCTGGAGGGGATTTCCGCCATTCATGGAAGAGCCGAAGAATATGCAAAAAACAAAGCCTACAGAGAAAAATATGATCTTTGCGTATCCAGAGCAGTATCCGGACTTGCAACCCTGTCTGAATATTGTCTCCCGTATGTAAAAGTCGGAGGGCTTTTTGTCTCCTATAAATCCGGTTCTGTAAAGGAAGAAGCAGAAGCAGCAGAGAAAGCAGTAAAGATCCTTGGTGGAAAGATCAGGGATATTCAGTACTTTGACCTTCCGGGCTCCGAGATCGGCCGCTCCCTGGTCATTATCGAGAAGGTAAAGAACACCCCAGGCAAATATCCGAGAAAAGCCGGAACACCGCTCAGAGAGCCACTGGCATAA
- a CDS encoding ABC transporter ATP-binding protein, with translation MIEVSNLVKKYGDHTAVDHLSFQIEKGKIYGFLGPNGAGKSTTMNMITGYIASTEGKVMIDGHDILEEPEAAKKCIGYLPEMPPLYFDMTVLEYMKFAADLKKIPRNQKDKQIKEVMDMVKITDMKDRLIKNLSKGYRQRVGLAQAILGYPEVIILDEPTVGLDPKQIIEIRDLIKGLKQKHTVILSSHILSEVRAVCDYVLIISHGKLVASDTPDNLERLAAGSNSLLMKVKGEKDTIRKALETIEGVTGVEMSYDSDEKLWKTKLSIQENVDIREKVFYAMAKANCPIYEMQVKRVSLEDVFLELTEGEKKSAGKPESSQWKPVEDRSSEEEKTQEEKNGEPEKASDEKEGDQS, from the coding sequence GTGATCGAAGTAAGTAATCTGGTCAAAAAGTATGGTGATCATACTGCAGTTGACCATCTTTCCTTTCAGATCGAAAAGGGGAAAATTTACGGATTCCTGGGCCCCAACGGTGCAGGAAAATCAACAACTATGAACATGATCACAGGATACATTGCTTCCACAGAAGGAAAAGTGATGATCGATGGTCATGATATTCTGGAGGAACCGGAGGCAGCCAAGAAATGTATCGGCTATCTGCCGGAAATGCCGCCGCTCTATTTTGACATGACTGTTCTTGAGTACATGAAATTTGCGGCTGATCTGAAAAAAATCCCAAGAAACCAAAAAGACAAGCAGATAAAAGAAGTCATGGATATGGTAAAGATCACAGACATGAAAGACCGTCTGATCAAAAACCTTTCCAAAGGTTATCGCCAGAGAGTGGGTCTTGCACAGGCGATCCTGGGATATCCTGAAGTGATCATCCTGGATGAGCCGACAGTAGGACTTGACCCGAAGCAGATCATCGAGATCCGTGACCTGATCAAAGGCCTGAAGCAGAAGCACACGGTTATCCTAAGCTCCCATATCCTTTCCGAGGTAAGAGCAGTGTGTGATTATGTTCTGATCATTTCCCATGGAAAGCTGGTAGCCAGCGATACACCGGATAATCTGGAACGTCTGGCAGCAGGCTCCAACAGCCTCCTTATGAAGGTAAAAGGCGAGAAAGACACGATTCGAAAAGCTCTGGAAACGATCGAAGGCGTAACCGGGGTGGAAATGTCCTATGACAGCGATGAGAAATTGTGGAAAACAAAACTTTCCATTCAGGAAAATGTGGATATCCGTGAAAAAGTCTTCTACGCTATGGCAAAAGCGAACTGTCCGATCTACGAGATGCAGGTTAAGAGAGTTTCCCTTGAGGATGTATTCCTTGAACTTACCGAAGGAGAGAAAAAATCCGCCGGAAAACCGGAAAGCTCACAGTGGAAACCGGTAGAAGACAGATCATCGGAAGAAGAAAAAACTCAGGAAGAAAAAAACGGGGAACCAGAGAAGGCTTCTGATGAGAAAGAGGGGGATCAGTCATGA
- a CDS encoding ABC transporter permease — MTAIFKRELKSYLTSMVGYLFIFFVLVLTGIYFSAYQLSGGYSKFETTLSALTFVFLIGVPILSMRVLAEERKQKTDQLLLTAPVSVWDIVFGKYLALVAVFAIPVVIMCVYPLIMSKFGTISYASAYTGILGFFLLGCANLAIGVFMSALTESQVIAAVLTFVFLFAFYMMNGISSFFSQTSMSTAVAFGLLIVAIAIIIYTMIKNVLISVVIGAVGEIALVIVYVVKSSIFQGGIQKVLNVFNLSGHYDNFTNGVFDVTGIVYFISVIAICLFLTMQSIQKRRWN, encoded by the coding sequence ATGACAGCGATTTTTAAAAGAGAACTGAAAAGCTATCTGACCTCCATGGTTGGATATCTCTTCATATTTTTTGTCCTGGTGCTGACGGGAATTTATTTTTCCGCATATCAGCTTTCAGGCGGCTATTCAAAATTTGAAACTACCTTAAGCGCACTGACCTTTGTGTTCCTGATCGGTGTGCCGATCCTTTCCATGCGTGTACTTGCAGAAGAGCGCAAGCAGAAAACGGATCAGCTTCTTCTGACCGCACCGGTATCTGTATGGGATATCGTATTTGGAAAATATCTTGCACTGGTAGCTGTGTTTGCCATTCCGGTCGTGATCATGTGCGTTTATCCTTTGATTATGAGTAAGTTCGGAACGATTTCCTATGCTTCCGCATACACCGGAATCCTGGGATTTTTCCTTCTGGGATGCGCGAATCTGGCGATCGGTGTATTTATGTCAGCACTTACAGAAAGCCAGGTAATTGCAGCAGTACTTACGTTTGTATTCCTGTTCGCCTTCTATATGATGAACGGAATTTCCTCATTCTTTTCACAGACCTCCATGTCAACCGCAGTGGCATTCGGACTTCTGATCGTGGCGATCGCGATCATCATTTATACTATGATCAAAAATGTCCTGATCTCTGTAGTGATCGGAGCTGTGGGAGAGATTGCCCTTGTGATCGTATACGTTGTAAAATCCAGTATTTTCCAGGGTGGTATCCAGAAGGTACTGAACGTATTTAACCTGAGCGGACATTATGATAATTTTACAAACGGCGTGTTTGACGTGACAGGAATCGTTTATTTTATTTCTGTTATTGCGATCTGCCTGTTCCTTACCATGCAGTCCATTCAGAAGAGACGCTGGAACTAG
- a CDS encoding GldG family protein, which produces MKFSEKFKKNKGEAAVPETAQDSGKKKHKPDPKKLVGTISKKHIKNGSYSMAMAAVFIVIVVVINMIVGAIPSKYSQLDVSSSKLYTIGDETKKVLKALDKDVTIYQIAASGSEDDTISNLLSRYKDESKHIKVEVKDPVVNPKFASEYTTDDLASNSLIVVCGDRNKVINYNDMYSSSVDYNTWQQTTTGFDGEGQITSAIGYVTSEDLPIMYTLSGHGEKDLDSSFKEDIQKANIDIKELNLLTEGKVPDDADCLMIVSPTSDISEEEKTELLDYLEAGGKAMIFSDYTQDDLPNFDAVLENYGVKCAEGIVFEGDNQHYGMQMPYYLVPTVNSTDASSETASAGSYVLAPYAQGIQKTDDVRDTVTIDSILTTSDKAYSKANMQSSNIEKEDGDVDGPFDLGVAITEKLDDDKETQIVYYSTANLMESQVNQMVSGGNEKLLLESLNWMTSTDDSNSVSIPSKSLESTSLTVTDYDAAFWKICTIGLIPGVFLVAGFLIWLKRRKA; this is translated from the coding sequence ATGAAATTCAGTGAGAAATTTAAGAAAAATAAAGGCGAGGCAGCCGTACCGGAGACCGCACAGGACTCCGGCAAAAAGAAACATAAACCGGATCCGAAAAAGCTGGTAGGCACCATCAGCAAAAAACATATCAAAAATGGTTCCTACAGCATGGCTATGGCAGCTGTCTTTATCGTGATCGTGGTTGTGATCAATATGATCGTCGGGGCGATCCCATCCAAATATTCACAGCTGGATGTAAGCTCATCCAAGCTTTACACCATCGGTGATGAAACAAAGAAGGTACTGAAGGCACTGGATAAGGATGTTACCATTTATCAGATCGCGGCAAGCGGTTCTGAGGACGACACGATCTCCAATCTGCTTTCACGTTATAAAGATGAGTCCAAGCATATTAAAGTTGAGGTGAAAGACCCTGTTGTAAATCCGAAATTTGCATCAGAATATACAACCGATGATCTTGCGTCAAACAGCCTGATCGTAGTCTGCGGCGACAGAAACAAGGTTATCAATTACAACGATATGTATTCCTCTTCAGTAGACTATAATACCTGGCAGCAGACTACTACCGGATTTGATGGAGAAGGACAGATCACAAGTGCGATCGGTTATGTAACATCCGAGGATCTTCCGATCATGTATACCTTATCCGGACACGGAGAAAAAGATCTGGATTCCAGCTTTAAAGAAGATATCCAGAAAGCAAACATTGATATCAAGGAGCTGAACCTTCTCACAGAGGGAAAGGTTCCGGATGATGCAGACTGTCTGATGATCGTATCTCCGACCAGCGATATTTCCGAGGAAGAAAAAACAGAACTCCTGGATTATCTGGAGGCAGGCGGAAAAGCTATGATCTTCTCGGATTATACACAGGATGATCTGCCGAACTTTGATGCGGTTCTTGAAAACTATGGTGTAAAGTGTGCAGAGGGAATCGTATTTGAGGGTGATAATCAGCATTATGGAATGCAAATGCCATATTATCTTGTACCAACAGTCAACAGCACAGATGCAAGCTCTGAGACAGCTTCTGCAGGCTCCTATGTACTGGCACCGTATGCGCAGGGCATTCAGAAAACAGATGATGTAAGAGATACCGTAACCATCGACAGTATCCTGACAACCTCTGACAAGGCTTACTCCAAAGCAAATATGCAGAGCAGCAATATCGAAAAGGAAGACGGAGATGTAGATGGACCGTTTGATCTTGGTGTTGCCATCACTGAGAAACTGGATGATGACAAAGAAACACAGATTGTTTACTATTCCACGGCAAATCTGATGGAGAGCCAGGTAAACCAGATGGTATCCGGCGGAAATGAAAAGCTCCTTCTGGAGTCCTTAAACTGGATGACCAGCACAGACGACAGTAATTCCGTTTCTATTCCATCCAAGAGCCTTGAGTCCACAAGCCTGACAGTAACCGATTATGATGCAGCCTTCTGGAAGATCTGTACCATTGGTCTGATCCCGGGAGTGTTCCTTGTTGCAGGATTCCTGATCTGGCTTAAGAGGAGAAAAGCATAA
- a CDS encoding DUF4340 domain-containing protein, with product MKKSTKLVSAVVVLAVLGGVYVGLNTYVSKEEKTESSEEESKTEVFSVKTDDIKSLEFIVDKKEVTFEKKDDSWVKKDETAFPVNQTTLDSAASAIKKVEADRVLEDVEDLTEYGLDSPSNTVTVDTADGTTKLNIGDENTSTNQYYISRADDDSTVYVVAADTVSPFMNSLYDYAQGEDFPTIDSSTVKKVQVSEDKDSYVLEENSDGATWDVSGDGSSDKESADTTAAGNVTSGLGSFAFDQFVNYNAEDLSQYGLDKPYATITVDYQEEVEDDSTDSTESGENDSTASESDSENSDTTDTDSSSEDEDSKTTTVDKQLVIYVGDEAGDGSRYVTVDNKQIYTMSTDTLSAVIDKTPSDLWSLIVNYLSVKNLDQLQVTYGETTNTVNVSRETFTDEDGNEKETTTYQLDGEEIESTTFTTFYNKLINMAGQKRLTEAYTPAADPEMTAVFTDSDKNQTTVTFYTYDTNYYAAVVGDKVFLVNKMTVKEMFNAYETMVNGETETEATATPTAEAEK from the coding sequence ATGAAAAAATCGACCAAACTTGTTTCAGCAGTTGTTGTTCTGGCAGTTCTCGGCGGCGTTTATGTGGGACTGAACACCTACGTATCCAAAGAAGAAAAGACAGAGAGCAGCGAAGAGGAAAGCAAAACAGAAGTGTTTTCCGTGAAAACGGATGACATTAAATCCTTGGAATTTATCGTAGACAAGAAGGAAGTGACCTTTGAGAAAAAAGATGATTCCTGGGTGAAAAAGGATGAGACTGCTTTTCCTGTAAATCAGACAACTCTGGATTCCGCAGCTTCCGCCATCAAAAAGGTGGAAGCGGACAGAGTCCTGGAGGATGTGGAGGATCTTACGGAATACGGACTGGATTCTCCATCTAACACAGTAACCGTTGATACCGCTGATGGGACAACGAAGCTCAACATCGGAGATGAGAATACGTCTACGAATCAGTATTACATTTCCAGGGCTGATGATGACAGCACGGTATATGTAGTGGCAGCGGACACAGTATCTCCGTTTATGAATTCCCTTTACGATTATGCACAGGGAGAAGATTTCCCGACAATTGATTCTTCCACAGTGAAAAAGGTCCAGGTCAGCGAGGATAAAGATTCCTATGTCCTGGAAGAAAATTCCGACGGAGCTACCTGGGATGTTTCCGGTGACGGAAGCAGCGATAAAGAGTCTGCCGATACAACGGCAGCAGGAAACGTAACCTCCGGACTTGGAAGCTTTGCATTTGACCAGTTTGTAAACTACAATGCAGAGGATCTTTCCCAGTATGGCCTTGATAAGCCCTATGCGACGATTACAGTGGATTATCAGGAAGAGGTGGAGGATGACAGCACAGACAGTACAGAATCCGGGGAAAACGATTCTACGGCCTCTGAGAGCGATTCTGAGAACAGTGACACTACAGACACGGACAGCAGCTCAGAAGATGAAGACAGCAAGACAACCACAGTGGATAAACAGCTAGTCATTTACGTCGGTGATGAGGCAGGAGATGGCAGCAGATATGTAACGGTAGATAATAAACAGATTTATACAATGTCAACAGATACACTGAGTGCAGTTATTGACAAGACGCCGTCAGATCTCTGGTCACTGATCGTCAATTATCTGTCTGTAAAAAATCTGGATCAGCTCCAGGTTACCTACGGTGAAACAACAAATACTGTAAATGTTTCACGTGAAACATTTACAGATGAAGACGGAAACGAGAAAGAAACAACAACTTATCAGCTGGATGGGGAGGAAATAGAAAGTACCACCTTTACCACCTTCTACAACAAGCTGATAAACATGGCAGGACAGAAGAGACTGACAGAGGCTTATACACCGGCTGCAGACCCGGAGATGACCGCTGTATTCACAGACTCTGACAAGAATCAGACAACCGTTACCTTCTACACATATGACACAAACTATTATGCAGCTGTCGTTGGAGACAAGGTATTTCTTGTAAACAAAATGACAGTAAAAGAAATGTTCAATGCATATGAAACCATGGTAAACGGTGAAACAGAGACAGAAGCCACAGCAACACCAACAGCTGAGGCGGAAAAATAA